A genomic stretch from Erigeron canadensis isolate Cc75 chromosome 9, C_canadensis_v1, whole genome shotgun sequence includes:
- the LOC122582808 gene encoding (-)-germacrene D synthase-like produces MDAKLGEVIRPLANYHPSLWGDQFLHYDEQEEQVEVDQEIKILKDETRKEIKETLDDPTKHTNLLKLIDVIQRLGIAYYFEHEITQALHHIYNVYGDKWNGGSPSLWFRLLRQQGFHVSCDIFTIYKLSNGCFNDSLTNDIECMLELYEASYMRVQGETILDEALKFTKTRLENIANDPLRCNNVLSRHIYEALERPIRKRLPRLDAIRYIPFYEQQDSHNKSLLRLAKLGFNRLQSLHKKELSQLSKWWKEFDASKNLHYVRDRLVELYFWILGVYFEPQYSRSRIFLTKVIHMATIFDDTYDNYGTYEELDIFTKAVQRWSITSMDTLPDYMKVIYKNLLDIYEEMEEIMEKDGKAYQLKYAKESMIDLVTSYKTEAKWLHEGHTPTSEEHKSITNESAGYRMLTTSSYVGMPGDIVTDGSFKWALNNPPLIKASSAICRIMDDIVGHKEDQLNKPIASSVEICMKKHDVAEEQAYDMLRQKIEDAWKDLNRETLICNNISMTLKMRVINLTRVMDILYKEDDNLKNVGEEIQVYIKSCFINAMSV; encoded by the exons ATGGATGCTAAACTAGGAGAGGTTATTCGCCCACTTGCCAACTATCATCCAAGCCTTTGGGGAGATCAGTTCCTACACTATGATGag CAAGAGGAGCAAGTTGAGGTAgatcaagaaatcaaaattttgaaggaTGAAACAAGAAAGGAAATAAAGGAAACTTTGGATGATCCAACAAAACATACAAATTTGTTGAAGCTGATTGATGTTATCCAACGTCTAGGTATAGCCTACTATTTTGAACACGAGATTACGCAAGCATTGCACCATATTTATAATGTATACGGGGATAAATGGAATGGTGGTAGTCCTTCCCTTTGGTTTCGGCTTCTCCGACAGCAAGGCTTTCACGTTTCATGTG ATATATTCACTATCTACAAGCTTAGTAATGGATGTTTCAACGATTCCTTAACCAACGATATCGAATGCATGCTTGAGTTATATGAGGCATCATATATGAGGGTGCAAGGCGAAACCATTCTAGATGAGGCTCTCAAGTTTACAAAAACTCGTCTTGAAAACATTGCAAACGATCCCCTTCGTTGCAACAACGTGCTCTCTAGACACATATATGAAGCACTAGAGCGACCTATACGTAAAAGGTTGCCAAGGTTAGACGCAATACGATACATACCTTTCTATGAGCAACAAGATTCTCACAACAAGTCGTTACTAAGACTTGCAAAGTTGGGGTTCAACCGGCTTCAATCGTTGCATAAGAAGGAGCTTAGCCAACTTTCCAA ATGGTGGAAAGAGTTTGATGCTTCAAAAAATTTGCATTACGTAAGAGATAGATTGGTTGAACTCTACTTTTGGATACTAGGTGTCTATTTTGAACCTCAATATTCCCGTTCAAGAATATTCTTGACAAAAGTGATTCATATGGCAACAATCTTTGATGACACTTATGATAATTATGGTACTTACGAAGAACTAGACATATTCACCAAAGCCGTTCAAAG ATGGTCAATTACCTCCATGGATACGCTTCCAGATTACATgaaagtaatatataaaaatttattggaTATTTATGAAGAAATGGAGGAAATCATGGAAAAGGATGGAAAAGCATATCAACTTAAGTATGCAAAAGAGTCG ATGATAGATTTGGTTACAAGTTATAAGACTGAAGCAAAATGGTTACATGAGGGTCACACGCCAACATCTGAGGAGCATAAATCGATTACAAACGAAAGTGCTGGCTATAGAATGCTCACAACATCAAGCTATGTTGGCATGCCTGGTGATATAGTCACAGATGGGTCTTTTAAATGGGCTCTAAACAATCCTCCACTTATTAAAGCTTCATCTGCCATTTGTAGGATTATGGATGACATCGTCGGTCACaag GAGGATCAACTGAATAAGCCTATTGCATCTAGTGTGGAAATTTGTATGAAAAAACATGATGTTGCGGAGGAGCAAGCTTATGATATGTTGAGACAAAAAATTGAAGATGCATGGAAAGATCTAAACCGAGAAACATTAATATGCAACAATATCTCTATGACTCTTAAGATGCGTGTGATCAACCTGACACGTGTAATGGATATCCTATACAAAGAAGATGataatttgaaaaatgttgGAGAAGAAATTCAAGTTTATATCAAATCTTGTTTCATCAATGCTATGAGTGTTTGA
- the LOC122581147 gene encoding probable pyridoxal 5'-phosphate synthase subunit PDX1: MDGTGVVAVYGNGTLTETKKSSYSVKVGLAQMLRGGVIMDVVNAEQARIAEEAGACAVMALERVPADIRAQGGVARMSDPQLIKEIKQAVTIPVMAKARIGHFVEAQILEAIGVDYVDESEVLTLADDENHINKHNFRIPFVCGCRNLGEALRRIREGAAMIRTKGEAGTGNIIEAVRHVRSVMGDIRVLANMDDDEVFTFAKKIAAPYDLVMQTKQLGRLPVVQFAAGGVATPADAALMMQLGCDGVFVGSGVFKSGDPARRARAIVQAVTHYTDPKLLAEVSCGLGEAMVGLNLDKNVERYASRSE; the protein is encoded by the exons ATGGACGGAACCGGAGTAGTCGCCGTCTACGGCAACGGCACACTAACAGAAACCAAAAAATCATCATATTCCGTCAAAGTGGGTCTAGCCCAGATGCTTCGTGGGGGTGTAATAATGGACGTAGTGAACGCCGAACAAGCCCGAATAGCGGAAGAAGCAGGGGCTTGTGCGGTGATGGCACTCGAACGAGTGCCAGCGGATATCCGAGCCCAAGGCGGAGTGGCTCGGATGAGTGACCCTCAACtgataaaagaaataaaacaggCAGTGACTATTCCTGTGATGGCAAAGGCAAGAATTGGTCATTTTGTTGAAGCGCAGATATTGGAAGCAATTGGGGTTGattatgttgatgaaagtgAGGTCTTGACATTGGCTGATGATGAAAATCAtattaataaacataattttagGATCCCTTTTGTTTGTGGCTGTCGGAACCTTGGTGAGGCTTTGAGAAGGATTCGTGAAGGTGCTGCCATGATTCGGACTAAAGGCGAAGCTGGAACTG GCAACATCATTGAGGCAGTACGTCACGTTAGATCTGTGATGGGGGACATCAGGGTCCTTGCAAACATGGATGATGACGAGGTGTTCACTTTTGCTAAGAAAATTGCTGCTCCGTATGATTTGGTGATGCAGACCAAACAATTGGGGAGGCTTCCAGTGGTCCAGTTTGCCGCGGGTGGTGTTGCTACTCCAGCTGATGCAGCCCTTATGATGCAACTAGGATGTGACGGTGTGTTTGTGGGTTCAGGGGTGTTCAAGAGTGGTGATCCAGCCCGCAGGGCCCGTGCGATTGTCCAGGCAGTCACACATTACACTGACCCCAAGTTGCTTGCAGAGGTGAGCTGTGGGCTGGGTGAAGCCATGGTCGGGTTGAACCTGGACAAGAACGTGGAAAGGTATGCTAGTCGGTCTGAGTAA
- the LOC122582323 gene encoding pentatricopeptide repeat-containing protein At5g66520-like, whose amino-acid sequence MSLPSSLVSITTTTSLPIPQTYTYNNIYAYKFKSPFELKQLHAQIIKTNISYNLHFDQVASICALTPSFPYAQKLIQLYANKPETVIWNSCLKTLAESDSPFNAIRLFRRLLEYNVCLDCFSFSFLVKACTKVSGGGLDGRIVHGFIEKLGFMSNMFVLNSLVHLYAVSGEIDDARQVFDKMSERDVVTWNIMITQLVKRGNVDEAYALFCRMDERNVRSWTSMIMGFVQCGKPKEAIDVFTKMEEEKLCPNEVTVVAVLAACADIGALDLGKRIHEFSDRSGFKKNVRICNTLIDMYIKCGYVEAARSVFDEMEERTIVSWSAMIQGLAINGHGEEALELFSKMIQLRVKPNGVTFIGLLHACSHMGMVDEGRRYFASMSRDYGIVPRIEHYGCMVDLLSRAGLLKEAREFIKNMPIKPNGVVWGALLGGCRVHKNLEMAEEAIEHLLELDPLNDGYYVVLSNIYAEAKRWEDAARVRKLMRDRGVKKTPGSSSISIDGVVHEFVAGDETHPQRELIQERWEKLLEEMRLKGYEPNTSVILLDIEESEKVKFLYGHSEKLAVVFGLINTNNGTPIRIMKNLRVCEDCHAALKLISEIANREIVVRDRSRFHCFKNGVCSCKNYW is encoded by the coding sequence ATGTCATTGCCAAGTAGTCTAGTATCTATAACAACAACCACCTCATTACCCATTCCACAAACCTATACATACAacaatatatatgcatacaaaTTCAAATCACCATTTGAACTCAAACAACTTCATGCCCAAATCATAAAAACCAACATTTCATATAATCTCCATTTTGATCAAGTTGCATCTATTTGTGCCTTAACTCCCAGCTTCCCTTACGCCCAAAAACTCATCCAACTCTATGCGAATAAACCCGAAACTGTTATATGGAATTCATGTTTAAAAACCTTGGCAGAAAGCGATTCGCCTTTTAACGCCATTCGTTTGTTTCGTCGGTTACTTGAATATAATGTTTGTTTAGATTGTTTTAGTTTTTCGTTTCTTGTTAAAGCTTGTACTAAGGTTTCAGGTGGTGGGTTAGATGGGAGAATTGTTCATGGGTTTATTGAGAAACTTGGGTTTATGTcgaatatgtttgttttgaatAGTTTGGTTCATTTGTATGCGGTTTCTGGGGAGATTGATGATGCACGCcaggtgtttgataaaatgtctgaACGAGATGTGGTTACGTGGAACATTATGATTACGCAGTTGGTGAAAAGGGGTAATGTGGATGAGGCGTATGCGTTGTTTTGTAGGATGGATGAGAGAAATGTGAGGTCGTGGACGTCGATGATTATGGGGTTTGTGCAGTGTGGAAAGCCTAAAGAGGCGATTGATGTTTTTACGAAAATGGAAGAGGAGAAGTTGTGTCCTAATGAGGTTACGGTTGTGGCTGTGCTTGCGGCGTGTGCTGATATTGGGGCACTTGATTTGGGGAAAAGGATTCATGAGTTTTCTGATAGAAGTGGATTTAAAAAGAATGTTCGTATTTGTAATACTTTGATTGATATGTATATCAAATGTGGATATGTGGAAGCGGCTCGTAGTGTTTTTGACGAAATGGAGGAACGAACTATTGTGTCATGGTCGGCTATGATCCAAGGGTTAGCTATAAATGGACATGGCGAAGAAGCTTTGGAATTGTTTTCTAAAATGATTCAGTTACGAGTTAAACCTAATGGGGTCACATTTATTGGACTATTACATGCTTGTAGCCATATGGGGATGGTAGATGAGGGTCGTAGATATTTTGCCAGCATGAGTAGAGATTACGGGATAGTTCCTAGAATTGAACACTATGGTTGTATGGTTGATCTTTTGAGTCGGGCTGGGTTACTCAAAGAAGCCCGTgagtttataaaaaatatgcCGATTAAGCCAAATGGAGTGGTATGGGGAGCCCTTCTTGGCGGTTGCAGGGTCCACAAGAATCTTGAAATGGCAGAAGAAGCCATTGAACATCTTCTTGAATTAGATCCACTTAATGATGGCTACTATGTCgttttatctaatatatatgcAGAAGCTAAGAGGTGGGAAGATGCTGCACGAGTGAGAAAGTTAATGAGAGATAGAGGGGTGAAAAAGACACCAGGGTCAAGTTCAATTTCAATAGATGGTGTAGTCCATGAGTTTGTGGCTGGAGATGAGACTCATCCTCAAAGAGAATTGATACAAGAAAGATGGGAGAAGTTATTAGAAGAAATGAGGTTAAAAGGATATGAACCGAACACATCTGTTATTCTTCTTGACATTGAAGAGAGTGAAAAAGTTAAATTTCTATATGGGCATAGTGAAAAGTTAGCAGTTGTGTTTGGTTTGATTAATACAAATAATGGAACTCCCATTAGGATTATGAAGAATCTGCGCGTTTGTGAAGATTGTCATGCTGCATTAAAGCTGATATCAGAGATAGCTAATAGGGAGATAGTAGTTAGGGATCGAAGTCGCTTTCATTGCTTCAAAAATGGTGTGTGTTCTTGCAAAAATTACTGGTAA